The region AGCTGGAAAATGCCGTCAAACGCTTGGTTCTGACCTCGCGCAGTGAGGAAATCACCAGATCAGAAGCGGAATCTGTGCTGGGTAGCCAGCCCGAAGCTGTGCCTCTGTTGGGCGGCAGTGAAAGCGAAAAATTGTCTGGATCTGTTGAGCGACATTTGCGGCGCTATTTTGATTTGCATGGCAATATGTTGCCGCCGCCGGGGCTTTATGCGCGAATCCTACGTGAAATAGAGGCACCGCTGATCGAGATTGCATTGGATGCCACCGGCGGAAATCAGGCAAAATGCGCGGATTTATTGGGTATTAACCGAAATACTTTGCGTAAGAAGATCACTGATCTGGATATTCACGTGACACGCCGCCGCAAGTTGATGTAAAACTGCCACATAGCGTGGCGAATGGGACGCATGTTCTAGTTTGACCACTAAATATGGCGGTACGTCGCGTTTGCGACACAAAATCAATTGGGGGCTGCGGGTGACTACCCGGGCAAAAACAACACATTGGGTCCGCCTCAGGCGGTTGCAACGTCAAAGACGCTTGCAGAATTTTGCGACCTTCGGGTTGGTTGTGCTTGGGCCCATTCTGGCCCTCGCAACATTTCTGATTATGGGTCCGTTTGACCGCGGCGCAACGACAGTGTCTTTGCGGTCAATTCTGCTGGCGGATTTTGTCTATGTGTTGCTTGTAGCTGCTTTGGTGCTGCAGCGTGTGGCACGTATGATCGCCTCGCGCAGGGCCAAATCAGCAGGGTCCCGCCTGCACATGCGCTTGACCGGAGCCTTTGCGTTGATGGCTTTGGTGCCAGCCGTCACCGTGGCTATTTTTGCCGGATTAACCATCAATATTGGCCTAGAAGGCTGGTTTTCGGAACGGGTAAGCCGGGTGGTGGGCAGTTCTGTCTCGGCCGCGCGCGCCTATGAAGAAGAGCACGTGCGAGACTTGGAATCTGATGCCAAGGCCGTCGCAGATTTTATCGAGGCCAGCAAATTTGCCCGGCGCACGATTTTTGCCGCGGGTGATTTTCGTGAATTGCTGAGTCAAGCCCAGTCGCAAAGCCAACGTGGATTGCGCGAGGCCTTTATTGTGGATGGGGCCGGAGAATTACGCGCACGTGGCGACCGTTCCTATTTGTTTGACTTTGAGCAACCGGCCGAAGCGGATTTAAACACCGCGTTTGAATCCGGCATTGCCATCATGCGTGATCTTGAGCAGGGCGAATTGCGGGCCTTGGTGCGACTGGATGGCTTTGTAGATCGGTTTGTTTATGTCAGCCGCGACATCGATTCCCAAATATTTAGCCTGTTGGATGAAACTCAGGAAACCGCACAGCTTTATGCGCAGCTGGAAAACGAACGTGGGCGTGTGCTGTTTGAGTTTAGCCTTGTTTACATCGGTTTTGCAGTGATTTTGATATTGGCTGCGACCTGGATGGGGCTGTGGTTTGCTGAAAGGCTGTCGCGCCCGGTTGGCCGGTTGACAGGTGCAGCGCAACGGGTTGGGTCAGGTGATTTGGATTTGCAGGTCATCGAAGAAGATGGCGATGATGAAATTGCCATGTTGGGGCGGTATTTCAACCAGATGACGCGACAATTAAAGGGCCAACGCGAAACGCTGTTGGAAAATACCCGCCAAATCGAAGTGCGTCGCCGGTTGTTTGACTCGGTGCTAAGTTCGGTCACTTCAGGCGTTTTGGGGCTGGATGGCGACGGGCGTATTTCGTTTTTGAACCGCGCCGCAGAGCGTCTATTGGAAATGCCGGATGGCCGGCGCTTGGTGCCTTTAGCTGTAGCTGTCCCAGAATTTGGCGAGCTGTTTGATACGTTGATTGCAAGCGGCAACGAAGTTGTGCAGCAAGAAATCAAAGTGGTGCGCAACGGCAAATTGGAAAGCCTGTTGGTAACGATTTCCACCCGGCGCGCCGGAGACAACAATCTGGAAGGCTATGTTCTGGCCTTTGATGAAGTGACGGATCTGGTGGCGGCGCAACGCATGGCGGCCTGGGGCGATGTTGCCCGCCGGATTGCCCATGAGATCAAGAATCCATTGACGCCCATTCAGTTGTCTGCAGAGCGGATCAAACGCAAGTTTTCGCCGCGTGTTGGCGATGACAGTGAAAAGCTTGAGCAGATGACAGATGTTATTATACGCCAGACAAATGACTTGCGTCGTATTGTGGATGAATTCAGCAAATTTGCGCGTATGCCAGAACCAGAGCGGCGGGACGTCGAGATTCGCCAGATTTTGGCTGACGCGGTGCTTTTGCAAGAGTCTGGCCAGCCAAATGTTAAATTTGTCAGTGACTTAGGCGATGATCCTGTGATGGCGCATGCAGATAACACGATGTTGTCGCAGGCGCTGACCAACCTTATCAAGAATGCGGGCGAAGCTATTGAAAGCCTTGAGAAAAAGGGAAAAATAGATGGTCTGGTGCCTGAGATTCAGATTTCCCTGACACGAGAGGAAGAGCAATGTGTCATTCGCATTGCGGATAACGGTATTGGTTTGCCTGAAAACAGGGCTCAACTGTTTGAACCCTATGTCACGACACGTGACAAAGGCACCGGTTTGGGGTTGCCGATTGTAAAAAAGATTATCGAAGAACATGGGGGCAGCCTGGCTTTGCTCGATGCGCCTGTTTTTGACGGAAATGCCCATTATGGGGCAATGGCAGAGATCACTCTGCCGGTAACGAGTGTGGCGGATGCCAGTTCAGTTAATGAAAATGAGGCGGGGTGATGCAGATGGGCGATATATTAATCGTAGATGACGAGCGCGATATTCGAGAGCTGATCTCGGATATTTTGGAAGACGAAGGCTATACAACGCGGATAGCGGGCACCAGTGACGAGGCCATGCAACAGGTCACATCTGAACAACCCGCGCTGATGATTTTGGACATTTGGCTGAAAGACAGCCAGATGGATGGCATCGACATTCTGAAAGCTGTGAAACGCGATTACCCGGATGTGCCTGTTGTGATCATTTCCGGACATGGCAATATCGAAATTGCGGTGGCGGCTATCAAACAAGGCGCATATGATTTCATCGAAAAGCCCTTCAATATTGATCAATTGCTGGTGGTTATTCGCCGCGCGATGGAAACCAGCCGTCTGCGGCAGGAAAATCACGCGCTTAAGCGTCAGGATAGCAAAGCCACTGATATGATTGGCGAAAGTACTGCCTTTCGCACCTTGGTGTCGCAGCTTGATAAGGTGACAAAATCCAATGGCAGGGTGATGCTGCGCGGACCTGCGGGATCAGGCAAAGAGGTGGCGGCACGTTATATTCATGCCCATTCAAGCCGTGCCAGCGGGCCCTTTGTCACAGTGAATTGCGCCGGCGTTGAACCGGACCGGATGGAGGAGGTGCTGTTTGGCCGTGAAAGCGGTGAACGCGGTGTGGAACAAGGTTTGTTGGAACAGGCGAACGGTGGCGTCGTCTATTTTGACGAAGTGGCGGATATGCCGATTGGCACCCAGTCCAAAATTCTTCGAGTGTTGGTGGATCAAAGTTTTAGCCGTGTTGGCGGCAGCGACAATATTCGCGTTGATCTGCGGGTGATTTCCTCGACAAGTAAAGACCTTGAGGCAGAAATCGCCGCAGAGCGTTTTCGCCAAGAGCTATATCACCGGTTGAATGTTGTGCCAATTACAGTTCCGTCCTTGGCAGATCGACGCGAGGATATCCCTGAATTGGCCGCAGAATTCATCAAAGGATTCAATGAAAGTCAGGGCTTGCCAATGCGCGAGTTGACTGACGAGGCGATTGCGTTGATGCAAACCATGAGCTGGCCGGGAAATGTGCGCCAGCTTAAGAACCTGATTGAACGGGTGCTTATTTTGGGTGACGGCTCTGGTCCGATCGAGGCGCGCGAATTGCCGGGCGACGAAGCGCCGTCAGCGGAAGAGGGGCGCGTGGTTCTGTCCGGTGCCTTGGCGACATTGCCGCTGCGGGAAGCGCGCGAGGCCTTTGAACGGGAATATTTGCTGACACAGATTAATCGGTTTGGCGGCAATATCAGCCGCACGGCGTCCTTTGTGGGCATGGAGCGCTCAGCGCTGCATAGGAAGCTGAAATCATTGGGGGTTGTGACCTCTAATAAGGCGGGTAGTCGCGTCGCAAGTGTGGATGAACCTGGCTAAAACCTGCGCGAAGTATTTGACCGTCGCGACCAAGTCTGACACACCGAGGGACGGGATATTGCGGAGGCACCTATGAAGGTCATCATTTGCGGAGCTGGTCAGGTTGGCTGGCAGATCGCGCGCCATTTGGCGAACGAACGCAATGACGTCACGGTCGTTGACAGCAACGCTGATCTTGTGCGGCGTGCCACGGATACATTGGATGTTCAGGGGGTGGCTGGATTTGCCAGCTATCCAGACGTTCTGGATCGGGCAGGCGCGCGCGATGCGGATATGATCATTGCCGCCACGCATTCTGACGAAGTGAATATGGTGACCTGTCAGGTCGCGCATTCGGTTTTTAATGTGCCGCGCAAAATCGCACGCCTGCGGGCGCAATCTTATCTTAACGCGATCTATTCTGATTTGTACCGGCGCGATCACATGCCGATTGAGGTGGTGATCAGCCCCGAGCGCGAAGTGGCGGCCGCGGCGTTGAAACGTCTTTCGGCCCCCTCGGCCTTTGACACAGAGTTTTTTATCGACGGCAAAGTGCAGATGCTGGGCATCGCTCTGGATGATGAATGCCCAGTGGTGAACACGCCTTTGCGGCAACTGTCTGATTTGTTTACGACTTTGGAGGCGGTGGTTGTCGGAGTCCGCAGGGATGGTACGCTTTTTGCACCGGACGCGGGTGACCAGTTGTTTGTGAACGACGAAATCTATGTCATGACCAAGGTCGAAGACGCCAAGCGCACACTAGAGATCTTTGGCAAAACTTCGACCAAACAAGAGCGCGTCATTTTGATTGGCGGTGGCAATGTTGGGCGTATGGTTGCCGAAGAACTAGAGAAGCTGCCGGGCCGCGCCATACGTGCCAAGATGATTGAAAAAGACCGCGCGGTGGCAGAAGCCGCCGCCGAGGCGCTTGAACGCACTATTGTGTTGCATGGTGATGGTTTGGACGCAGCGTTGTTACGCGAAGCTGGCATCGAACGCGCCGACGCAGTTCTGGCGGTCACAGATGACGATAAAACCAATATTCTCAGTGCTGTACGGGCCAAGTCCCAGGGATGTCCAATGGCGATTGCACTGATCAATGACCCGACGTTAGTGCCCTTAATGGTGCCTTTGGGCATTGACGCGCATATCAATCCGCGCGGCACAACGGTGTCGTCGATCCTGCGCCATATTCGTCATGGGCGGGTGCGCGATGTGTATTCGCTCGGCGATGCAGAGGCAGAAATCATCGAAGCTGAGGTGTTGTCGACCTCGCCAATTGCTGGCCAGCAGGTGCGCGATATTGATTTTCCCGAAGGCGTGTTGATTGGCGGACTTTTGCAAGGGGACACCGTGGTGAAACCCACTGGTTCAACCCGCGTTAACGAAGGTGATATCATCGCTTTGTTTGCGCTGGCAAAAGACATTGGCGAAGTGGAACGCCTGCTGCAAGTTTCGATCGATTATTTCTAGCAGCCATGGTCATTCGCATTCAAAACATGCCGTTGTTTCTGCAATTTGCGGGGGTGGCTGGCATTGCTATGTTTGTGCCAGCCATTTACGCGCTGACATTGCAAGATTACCTCGAGGCGCGTTCGTTTCTCTATGGCGGCTTGTTGATGCTGTTTGCGGTTTGCTTGGTGGCCATCGCGCTGGCGAATAACAAAAAGGACAAAGAGGAAAGGCTGCAAAACTATCTGTTGTCTTTGCTGATGGCCTATATTTTCCTGCCGGTTGCCTTGGCATTTCCGTTTCACGAAGTTTTGCGCACCACAAGTTATCTGAACGCCTATCTTGATATGGTCAGCTGCCTGACGACCACAGGTTTGATATTATTTGAAGACCCTGACCGCTTGTCCCCGGCGCTGCATCTATGGCGCGCCATGGTTGGCTGGCTAGGCGGGTTGATGATGTGGATCGCGGCTGTTGCTGTATTTTCGCCGCTCAGCCTGGGTGGCTTTGAAGTGTCTGCCCGCAGCGATTTTGGAACGTTCAATGACCATGGCAGCCGGCTGGGGCGATTGGACGCCGGGCGGCGTTGGCGGCGCACGCTGGCACATCTTGCCCCGATTTATGCCGGTTTGACGGCCGTATTATGGGTGCTGTTGATGATCCTTGGCGAAGATCCCTTGGTGGGCATGAGCCACGCGATGTCGGTTCTGGCGACCAGCGGCATTTCGGCTGTGGGCGGCATCGAGAACGCTCAGGCCGGGATTGGCGGCGAAATATTGATTTTCCTGTTTCTGTTTTTCGCCTTATCGCGCGAGACATTTTCGACCGATCTTGGGGCGACGCGCCGCGAAAGCCTGTTGAAAGATCCTGAGTTTCGATTTGGAATTTTGGTTGTCATTACAGTGCCTATGCTGCTGTTTATGCGCCATTGGATCGGCTCTATTGATGTCAACGAAGAAGAAAATATCACCGCTGCCCTGCACGCTGCCTGGGGGGCCATCTTTACGGTGATGTCGTTTTTGTCGACCACTGGATTTGAAAGCATGG is a window of Cognatishimia sp. WU-CL00825 DNA encoding:
- a CDS encoding PAS domain-containing sensor histidine kinase translates to MTTRAKTTHWVRLRRLQRQRRLQNFATFGLVVLGPILALATFLIMGPFDRGATTVSLRSILLADFVYVLLVAALVLQRVARMIASRRAKSAGSRLHMRLTGAFALMALVPAVTVAIFAGLTINIGLEGWFSERVSRVVGSSVSAARAYEEEHVRDLESDAKAVADFIEASKFARRTIFAAGDFRELLSQAQSQSQRGLREAFIVDGAGELRARGDRSYLFDFEQPAEADLNTAFESGIAIMRDLEQGELRALVRLDGFVDRFVYVSRDIDSQIFSLLDETQETAQLYAQLENERGRVLFEFSLVYIGFAVILILAATWMGLWFAERLSRPVGRLTGAAQRVGSGDLDLQVIEEDGDDEIAMLGRYFNQMTRQLKGQRETLLENTRQIEVRRRLFDSVLSSVTSGVLGLDGDGRISFLNRAAERLLEMPDGRRLVPLAVAVPEFGELFDTLIASGNEVVQQEIKVVRNGKLESLLVTISTRRAGDNNLEGYVLAFDEVTDLVAAQRMAAWGDVARRIAHEIKNPLTPIQLSAERIKRKFSPRVGDDSEKLEQMTDVIIRQTNDLRRIVDEFSKFARMPEPERRDVEIRQILADAVLLQESGQPNVKFVSDLGDDPVMAHADNTMLSQALTNLIKNAGEAIESLEKKGKIDGLVPEIQISLTREEEQCVIRIADNGIGLPENRAQLFEPYVTTRDKGTGLGLPIVKKIIEEHGGSLALLDAPVFDGNAHYGAMAEITLPVTSVADASSVNENEAG
- the trkA gene encoding Trk system potassium transporter TrkA, whose translation is MKVIICGAGQVGWQIARHLANERNDVTVVDSNADLVRRATDTLDVQGVAGFASYPDVLDRAGARDADMIIAATHSDEVNMVTCQVAHSVFNVPRKIARLRAQSYLNAIYSDLYRRDHMPIEVVISPEREVAAAALKRLSAPSAFDTEFFIDGKVQMLGIALDDECPVVNTPLRQLSDLFTTLEAVVVGVRRDGTLFAPDAGDQLFVNDEIYVMTKVEDAKRTLEIFGKTSTKQERVILIGGGNVGRMVAEELEKLPGRAIRAKMIEKDRAVAEAAAEALERTIVLHGDGLDAALLREAGIERADAVLAVTDDDKTNILSAVRAKSQGCPMAIALINDPTLVPLMVPLGIDAHINPRGTTVSSILRHIRHGRVRDVYSLGDAEAEIIEAEVLSTSPIAGQQVRDIDFPEGVLIGGLLQGDTVVKPTGSTRVNEGDIIALFALAKDIGEVERLLQVSIDYF
- a CDS encoding sigma-54 dependent transcriptional regulator, with the translated sequence MGDILIVDDERDIRELISDILEDEGYTTRIAGTSDEAMQQVTSEQPALMILDIWLKDSQMDGIDILKAVKRDYPDVPVVIISGHGNIEIAVAAIKQGAYDFIEKPFNIDQLLVVIRRAMETSRLRQENHALKRQDSKATDMIGESTAFRTLVSQLDKVTKSNGRVMLRGPAGSGKEVAARYIHAHSSRASGPFVTVNCAGVEPDRMEEVLFGRESGERGVEQGLLEQANGGVVYFDEVADMPIGTQSKILRVLVDQSFSRVGGSDNIRVDLRVISSTSKDLEAEIAAERFRQELYHRLNVVPITVPSLADRREDIPELAAEFIKGFNESQGLPMRELTDEAIALMQTMSWPGNVRQLKNLIERVLILGDGSGPIEARELPGDEAPSAEEGRVVLSGALATLPLREAREAFEREYLLTQINRFGGNISRTASFVGMERSALHRKLKSLGVVTSNKAGSRVASVDEPG
- a CDS encoding potassium transporter TrkG gives rise to the protein MVIRIQNMPLFLQFAGVAGIAMFVPAIYALTLQDYLEARSFLYGGLLMLFAVCLVAIALANNKKDKEERLQNYLLSLLMAYIFLPVALAFPFHEVLRTTSYLNAYLDMVSCLTTTGLILFEDPDRLSPALHLWRAMVGWLGGLMMWIAAVAVFSPLSLGGFEVSARSDFGTFNDHGSRLGRLDAGRRWRRTLAHLAPIYAGLTAVLWVLLMILGEDPLVGMSHAMSVLATSGISAVGGIENAQAGIGGEILIFLFLFFALSRETFSTDLGATRRESLLKDPEFRFGILVVITVPMLLFMRHWIGSIDVNEEENITAALHAAWGAIFTVMSFLSTTGFESMDWQTAQNWSGLGTPGLIMLGLAMIGGGVATTAGGVKLLRVYALYLQGLREMERLVHPNSVSGSGGRKRRIRRQGALIAWVFFMLFALSMTAVTLAIAAAGTGIEQALILAISALSTTGPLVQAASEVPIEILALGPWVKLVLCVAMILGRLETLAIIALLSPNLWRK